The genomic interval TTCATAATATCCGATAACGTAGGGGCAACCCCCTGTGGTTGCCCATTCTTTAATTTTTGTCCGTTGATATTATCAGGGCAGGCACAGGGGCCTGCCCCTACAATTTCTATTATTCCATGGAAATGGTTCGGCATAACGATATTTTCATGAACACAAAATCCACAATAATGTTGTGGAATACCATTCCATACCATTTGAATCATCTTTCCCGCATCGGTTAAAACAATGTTCCCGTTATTAATTTCACCAAACAAACACTCACGGTTTTGTGTGCATAATGTTATAAAATATGCACCTGCCTGAGAATAATCATATCCCTTCAGACGCATTGATTGACGATGCTGGATTTCATGGGTGTTTATCATATATTTTTTAGCCGCTACTTGTCCCCGCTGCTTGTTGATTTCTCTTTTTGCCTGTTTCTGTTACCATTTCTACCTGGGGACAATTTGTCCCCAGATAGGCGCCTAATTCTATATCCCTTTTTCTGAGTTTTTTCAGGTAATCGGTTGGATTTATTGAACCAGAAAGCGCTTCTACAACATCAATTACCGAGAAATACCATGTCTCTGTCTTTTCATCGTAATAACGCCTAATTTTTTTACTTTCAAAAACGGCTAATGTCTTGTCAGTCATTGCTTTCCCTCCCCTGTGCTCTTTTTATTCCTTCTCCATGCGGTATTTTATATCGTAATTAATTATGAAATCCAGTTCTTCGTGGATGTCGTTAACATTACAGCGTGGATTATCTCTGTCAGAATCCCAATTTAATGGATTGCTTTGAATATATTCCCTGATTATGTTTAATTCATTCTCATTACGGATGATGTGTTCATAATAGTTACGTTGCCATACAGGAGTTGTCGATGTTTGGCGCAATTTATTTATGTTTTTGGTTGTGACGGACTTAAAACCTGAAATCAAAGAACCGATTGATTTTTGTTTTGGACCACTGTGTTTTCTCGTAGGGGCGACCGGCGGGTCGCCCATTGCATTAATAACCACAATACAATGAAAATGGTTTTGCATTATTACAAATTCGTCTAATACTATTTCAGAGCGGAGTTCGGTGGATTTAACCCATTCATCCCGTACTATTATTCCGTATTCGTTCAATATTATTTCTGGGCGAACGCCGTTCGCCCCTACATGATTTCCGTTCACACTTGCCATTCCACCAAACAAACACTCGCGGTTTTGTGTGCATATTGTTATGAAAAATGCCACCGACTGAGAATAATCATATCCCTTCAAACGCATTGATTTACGACTCTGCCCCTCCTTGCTGTATTTCATATGTTTTATTAATCTCCGTTTGTAGGGGCGACCGGCTGGTCGCCCTTTTTTGTCATATCATGGGCGAATGCCATCCGCCCCTACGTTCTAATATCCTTAAGAAATCTTATATCCTCTTTAGTAACGCATCCAGTAAGGTATATAAGTGAAAAAAACGCTCCAACACCAACCGCAGCCTCCGCTATCCACGGTAAAAATCCCTTTATAATATAACACAGCAAGCCGCAAACCAGAGTTATAAGTATCAGTTTTAAGTAGAGCAGCAGGTTGAAAGCACCTTTTGTATTTTTATTAATTACATACATCCGGACAATAAAAACACTGTAGATCGTAATGAGTGCGGCATAGGCGCTCCCAAAGCCATGCAATATAGGTATCAGAAAAAAATTTAATATTATATTAATTGAAACTGCAATAGTCATGGAAACACACGCAAACCACTGTCTCTCCGTTGCCTGAAGCGTTATGTCCGTTAGATGGTTAAGAAAAACAGCCGGCACAATCCATATCAAATACATAAGCATACCGGCACTGTCTGAAAACTTAGCACCAAATAACAAGGCAATCACCTCGGCTGAGTTAACCGTAGCGATAAATGATATACATAAGCCCAGAGTCAGAAGCGGTTTAGTCAGCTGGTTAATGAAATCTCCGACAGAGCCACGTTTTGCTGCCCATAGGTTTGCCATCTTTGGAAAAGCCGCCATTGTTAAACCGCTTGGGATAAACATGCCGACAAGGACTATTTTGTAGGCTCCGTTATATAATCCAACGGTGGCAAGAGTTTCATACTTTGAAAGTATAACCTTGTCAATATTAAAAATCACCTCACCCATAAAGGCAGCTAAGGCAAACGGTATGGATTTTCTTAAAATTGCCAACATTTTAATACTGCTGCTGTCGCCATCTGTCGTATAATTATGAAAATACCGTTTAAAAATAAACACAGACATAAGCACTACTAAGGCGCCCGAAAACAGATAGGGAAGCATCAGATGAGGCATTTTTACGCCAAACACCAGGAGCAGCAAAATGCCTGCCGCACTTAGGAATCTAAATGTAATTGTTATACCACTTTCGACCTCCATTCTTTCAATGCCCATAAACGGAGCTCTCAGAATTGATGATGTATAGACAAACGCCGTAGAAAGTGAAAAAATCAGTATCCCGTAAAACTCCTGTACGCCATATCCACTTGCATATGCCGTAGTGAGAGAAACGATTACCGCAAACACACACAGAACTATACGCAACGTAATGATTTTATTTAAATATCTCCTGTCAATTGCTCTGGTCTTTCCAATCTCTTTAATTAAAAATGTCTGAAGCCCGCCGTCATAAAAATAGTAAAAGAGAGCGACAAAGGACATTGTAAGCGAGTACAAGCCAAACTCAGCAGCGCCGAGTTTTCTTGTAATAAACACAATAATAAGCAGACTTAAAATTTTCTCTGTTATTTGTGAGGCCGTTAGAAATGATATGTTTCTAAGTAGTGCCATTATTTGTAAAAAGCCACTTCTATCATCTGCCGACCCTCTCAGCCTTTTTCTTTGCAATTGCAAGATTAGTGAGAGCCTCTTTAAAATCCGGCCGTATTGAAATGGCTTTTTCAAAGGATTTTATAGCACCCTGTATATCTCCTTTTAGCATAAGAGCGCTCCCCAACCCGTTAAAGGCTTCAGCAGACACGGGGGATATATTTAAAGCCGCTGTGAAAACATTAACCGCCTCATCAAATCGCTTTTCATAAATAAGCACATTGCCAAGGTTAACCATTGCCTCAGGATAGCCGGGCTGTATCCGGAGAGCTTTTCGATAAGCACTCTCTGC from Nitrospirota bacterium carries:
- a CDS encoding flippase, which encodes MALLRNISFLTASQITEKILSLLIIVFITRKLGAAEFGLYSLTMSFVALFYYFYDGGLQTFLIKEIGKTRAIDRRYLNKIITLRIVLCVFAVIVSLTTAYASGYGVQEFYGILIFSLSTAFVYTSSILRAPFMGIERMEVESGITITFRFLSAAGILLLLVFGVKMPHLMLPYLFSGALVVLMSVFIFKRYFHNYTTDGDSSSIKMLAILRKSIPFALAAFMGEVIFNIDKVILSKYETLATVGLYNGAYKIVLVGMFIPSGLTMAAFPKMANLWAAKRGSVGDFINQLTKPLLTLGLCISFIATVNSAEVIALLFGAKFSDSAGMLMYLIWIVPAVFLNHLTDITLQATERQWFACVSMTIAVSINIILNFFLIPILHGFGSAYAALITIYSVFIVRMYVINKNTKGAFNLLLYLKLILITLVCGLLCYIIKGFLPWIAEAAVGVGAFFSLIYLTGCVTKEDIRFLKDIRT